In one window of Candidatus Afararchaeum irisae DNA:
- the msrA gene encoding peptide-methionine (S)-S-oxide reductase MsrA yields the protein MTTERATFAGGCFWCTESVFKHVEGVDSVVSGYTGGETDDPTYKEVCTGKTGHAEAVQVSYDPDVVSYRELLEIFFSTHDPTTLNRQGPDVGSQYRSAVFYHDDEQRREVESLVDELESSDEYPYGKGDIVTEINELEEFYEAEEYHQDYYDKNPGNAYCNANIEPKLRKLRKKFSDTVESDV from the coding sequence ATGACCACGGAGAGAGCCACCTTCGCCGGGGGATGTTTCTGGTGTACCGAGTCGGTATTCAAACACGTCGAGGGAGTCGACTCCGTAGTCTCGGGGTATACGGGAGGCGAAACTGACGATCCTACGTACAAGGAGGTATGTACGGGAAAGACGGGACACGCCGAGGCGGTACAGGTGAGCTACGATCCCGACGTCGTGAGTTACAGAGAACTTCTAGAGATCTTCTTCTCGACACACGACCCCACGACTCTCAACAGACAGGGACCCGATGTCGGAAGCCAGTACAGGTCGGCGGTCTTCTACCACGACGATGAACAGAGGCGCGAGGTCGAGTCGCTCGTCGACGAACTCGAATCCTCCGACGAGTATCCCTACGGAAAGGGAGATATAGTCACCGAGATAAACGAGCTTGAGGAGTTCTACGAGGCAGAGGAGTACCACCAGGACTACTACGACAAGAACCCCGGAAACGCCTACTGTAACGCCAACATCGAGCCGAAGCTCAGAAAGCTGAGGAAGAAGTTCAGCGACACCGTCGAGTCGGACGTGTAG
- a CDS encoding 2-hydroxy-3-oxopropionate reductase yields MTDDKTVGFIGLGIMGKPMAENLLEAGYSVVGNNRSPEPVEDLVSQGADSAATPEEVAERSDVVISVLPDSDVVKDVALGDDGVIDGISEGDVFIDMSTISPTVTQEIADELHEVGADMLDAPISGGEEGAIEGTLSIMVGGNDDTLDDHRDLFEVMGDTVTHCGDHGSGQVAKACNQIVLGVTLQGVSEALVFAKKAGADLDAVLNAISGGAASCWALDARAPRVIEGNFDPGFFASYHYKDLRIATDAGEAFGSPMPATELVHEMFKSMEQKGLGMEDHSAIIKIVEDLADEKARVE; encoded by the coding sequence ATGACAGACGACAAGACTGTCGGATTCATAGGTCTCGGAATAATGGGAAAGCCGATGGCGGAGAACCTCTTGGAAGCGGGCTACTCGGTAGTCGGAAACAACCGTTCGCCCGAGCCCGTCGAGGATCTGGTTAGCCAGGGTGCCGACTCCGCCGCGACGCCCGAGGAGGTCGCGGAGAGAAGCGATGTCGTGATCTCCGTCCTGCCCGACTCCGACGTCGTGAAGGACGTCGCTCTCGGAGACGACGGAGTGATAGACGGAATCAGCGAGGGCGACGTCTTCATAGACATGTCGACTATCTCCCCCACTGTCACACAGGAGATAGCCGACGAGCTACACGAGGTCGGCGCTGACATGCTCGACGCTCCGATAAGCGGCGGAGAGGAGGGCGCAATAGAGGGAACACTCTCGATAATGGTCGGCGGAAACGACGACACCCTCGACGACCACCGCGATCTATTCGAGGTCATGGGCGATACTGTGACCCACTGCGGAGACCACGGCTCGGGACAGGTCGCTAAGGCGTGTAACCAGATCGTCCTCGGCGTGACACTTCAGGGAGTCAGCGAGGCACTCGTCTTCGCCAAGAAGGCAGGTGCGGATCTCGATGCAGTCCTCAACGCCATAAGCGGGGGTGCGGCTTCGTGCTGGGCACTCGACGCACGTGCCCCGCGTGTTATAGAGGGCAACTTCGACCCCGGATTCTTCGCGTCGTACCATTACAAGGATCTGCGTATAGCCACAGACGCCGGCGAGGCTTTCGGATCGCCGATGCCCGCGACGGAGCTCGTCCACGAGATGTTCAAGTCTATGGAACAGAAAGGACTCGGGATGGAGGATCACTCAGCGATTATCAAGATAGTCGAGGATCTCGCCGACGAGAAGGCACGAGTCGAGTAG
- a CDS encoding methylmalonyl-CoA mutase family protein produces the protein MFDDEELDEIKQEREDWEEETLGPVLDSYGERKDEFATVSNLEVDRLYTPEDIDHLDYNDDIGFPGEEPFTRGVYPTMYRGRFWTMRQFAGFGTVEETNERFHYLLENGQTGLSTAFDMPSLMGRDSDDPMSEGEVGKEGCAVDTLRDMEILFDEIPLEDVTVSFTINPSAAVIYGMFVALADKRGVDREKLNGTFQNDMFKEFIAQKEWVIPPRPAIDLVVDTIEFATNQNPKIKPVSISGYHIREAGTTAIQELAFTLADGFGYVEACMERGMDVDDFAPQLSFFFNSHNSMFEEIAKFRAARKIWADKMDEWYDAEDIESRRLKFHTQTAGQSLTAQQPLNNVVRTTIQALAGVLGGTQSLHTNSYDEALALPSEEAVKVALRTQQIIAHESGAADVVDPLGGSYFVESLTDEVYEKTMDYIDHIKELGDGSVLEGIFVGLDEGWFQKETHESAFEYQQRVESGDEVVVGVNKYVEEEDDQDIDILHVDEQEAYETQINRLNEVKEERDDEAVDEALEDLREAIENDENTMPYIVAAVKEYATMGEIMGVFKDIHGAYHESKLRA, from the coding sequence ATGTTTGATGATGAAGAACTCGACGAGATAAAACAGGAACGCGAGGACTGGGAGGAAGAGACACTCGGTCCGGTTCTCGACTCGTACGGCGAACGCAAGGACGAGTTCGCTACCGTCTCGAACCTCGAAGTCGACCGTCTCTACACACCCGAGGACATAGACCACCTCGACTACAACGACGACATAGGCTTCCCCGGTGAGGAGCCCTTCACGCGTGGAGTCTACCCGACGATGTACCGCGGACGTTTCTGGACGATGCGCCAGTTCGCGGGATTCGGAACCGTCGAGGAGACCAACGAGAGGTTCCATTACCTCCTCGAAAACGGACAGACGGGTCTCTCGACGGCTTTCGACATGCCTTCTCTGATGGGACGTGACTCCGACGACCCGATGAGTGAGGGTGAGGTCGGAAAGGAAGGCTGTGCAGTCGACACTCTGAGGGACATGGAGATACTCTTCGACGAGATACCCCTCGAAGACGTCACCGTCTCGTTCACCATAAACCCGAGTGCGGCTGTCATATACGGCATGTTCGTCGCGCTCGCCGACAAGCGCGGTGTCGACAGGGAGAAGCTCAACGGGACATTCCAGAACGACATGTTCAAGGAGTTCATCGCACAGAAGGAGTGGGTCATACCCCCGCGTCCCGCTATAGACCTCGTCGTCGACACCATAGAGTTCGCGACGAACCAGAACCCCAAGATAAAGCCCGTCTCGATCTCGGGATACCATATCCGTGAGGCAGGTACGACGGCGATACAGGAGCTCGCCTTCACGCTCGCAGACGGATTCGGATACGTTGAGGCGTGCATGGAACGTGGAATGGACGTCGACGACTTCGCTCCTCAGCTCTCGTTCTTCTTCAACTCGCACAACTCGATGTTCGAGGAGATCGCGAAGTTCCGCGCCGCGAGGAAGATCTGGGCGGACAAGATGGACGAGTGGTACGACGCCGAGGACATAGAGTCGAGGAGACTCAAGTTCCACACACAGACAGCGGGACAGTCACTCACCGCACAGCAACCTCTCAACAACGTCGTCAGGACGACGATACAGGCACTCGCGGGAGTCCTCGGAGGCACTCAGTCGCTCCACACTAACAGCTACGACGAGGCTCTCGCACTTCCGAGTGAGGAGGCGGTCAAGGTCGCTCTCAGGACACAGCAGATCATCGCACACGAGTCGGGAGCCGCCGACGTCGTCGATCCCCTCGGAGGCTCGTACTTCGTCGAGTCGCTCACCGACGAGGTCTACGAGAAGACGATGGACTACATCGACCACATCAAGGAGCTCGGAGACGGCTCCGTCCTAGAGGGTATCTTTGTCGGACTCGACGAGGGATGGTTCCAGAAGGAGACACACGAGTCCGCCTTCGAGTACCAGCAGAGGGTCGAGAGCGGCGACGAGGTCGTCGTCGGTGTCAACAAGTACGTCGAGGAAGAGGACGACCAGGACATCGACATACTCCACGTCGACGAACAGGAGGCGTACGAGACACAGATCAACCGTCTCAACGAGGTCAAGGAGGAGAGAGACGACGAGGCTGTCGACGAGGCACTCGAAGACCTGCGTGAGGCTATCGAGAACGACGAGAACACGATGCCTTACATAGTCGCCGCGGTCAAGGAGTACGCCACGATGGGCGAGATAATGGGAGTCTTCAAGGACATACACGGAGCCTACCACGAGAGCAAGCTGAGAGCGTAA
- a CDS encoding transcription initiation factor IIB: MVNNTSTSIRTYERDEEDETEEVNKESEELECPECGSDSLIEDPERGETVCQDCGLVVDEGHIDQGPEWRAFDSEERDSKARVGAPRTEKMHDKGLSTEIDWQDKDAFGNSLSSNKRAQMKRLRKWHKRSQAKGKERGLRYALGEIDRMGSALNVPENTREVASMIQRRAVDEDLLPGRSIEGVAAAALYAALRQGSIPRSIDEVAEVSRVDEKELARTYRYIMRELGLEIGPTDPVEFVPRIASELELSSEVEERAKKIIRETSEQGLASGKSPKGYAAAAIYLASMLTNEKRTQQEIAEVADITEVTIRNRYQEQAEHIGAAV, translated from the coding sequence ATGGTCAATAACACATCAACATCAATAAGAACATACGAGAGAGACGAAGAGGACGAGACAGAGGAGGTGAACAAGGAGTCAGAGGAGTTGGAGTGTCCCGAGTGTGGCTCCGACAGCCTCATAGAAGATCCTGAGAGGGGAGAGACCGTCTGTCAGGACTGTGGTCTCGTAGTCGACGAGGGGCATATCGACCAGGGTCCCGAGTGGAGGGCATTCGACTCGGAGGAGAGGGACTCGAAGGCACGTGTAGGCGCGCCGCGTACTGAGAAGATGCACGACAAGGGTCTCTCGACAGAGATCGACTGGCAGGACAAGGACGCATTCGGCAACTCGCTCTCGTCGAACAAGCGCGCCCAGATGAAGAGGCTGCGTAAGTGGCACAAGAGGTCGCAGGCTAAGGGCAAGGAGCGTGGTCTGAGGTACGCTCTCGGAGAGATAGACAGGATGGGAAGTGCGCTCAACGTCCCCGAGAACACGCGTGAGGTCGCCTCGATGATACAGAGACGTGCCGTAGACGAGGATCTCCTCCCGGGACGTTCAATAGAGGGCGTCGCAGCCGCCGCACTCTACGCCGCGCTGAGACAGGGAAGCATACCCAGGTCGATAGACGAGGTCGCCGAGGTCTCACGTGTCGACGAGAAGGAGCTGGCGAGGACCTACAGGTACATAATGCGTGAGCTCGGACTCGAAATCGGTCCGACCGACCCCGTCGAGTTCGTGCCCCGTATAGCCTCAGAGCTTGAGCTCAGCTCCGAGGTCGAGGAGAGGGCGAAGAAGATTATACGTGAGACGTCGGAACAGGGACTCGCAAGCGGCAAGTCGCCAAAGGGATACGCCGCCGCCGCGATATACCTCGCCTCGATGCTCACAAACGAGAAGAGGACTCAGCAGGAGATCGCCGAGGTCGCCGACATCACCGAGGTTACGATACGTAACCGTTACCAGGAGCAGGCGGAGCACATCGGCGCTGCAGTATAA
- a CDS encoding universal stress protein produces the protein MYDRILVPTDGTETAHTAVEHALSVAERHDAEVVPIYVADVNGGIPVETGERHDIIEEFESKGREATREVVEEAEENGVEARPVVRTGVAHEEILDYAAGNDVDLIAMGTSAKSGRERFILGSTTERVVRRSDVPVMTVRNGVGVGAESERNRIEEPPSYDSVLVPTDGSDEARDAAEHGMGMAKKYGARLHVVYVVDTELSQNADLPRSIVGGLKQGGEKSLEELRETADSEGLSVTTALREGTPYDEILDYAESHDVDIVTMGSHGGSSSGVMLGSTTRKMIETSDVPVITVR, from the coding sequence ATGTACGATAGGATACTCGTCCCGACCGACGGAACCGAGACGGCACACACCGCCGTCGAACACGCCCTCTCAGTAGCCGAGAGGCACGACGCCGAGGTGGTTCCGATATACGTAGCCGACGTCAACGGCGGAATACCCGTCGAGACCGGCGAGAGACACGACATAATCGAGGAGTTCGAGAGTAAGGGACGTGAGGCGACGCGCGAAGTAGTCGAGGAAGCCGAGGAGAATGGAGTCGAGGCGAGACCCGTCGTGAGGACGGGGGTGGCTCACGAGGAGATACTCGATTACGCCGCCGGGAACGACGTCGACCTCATAGCCATGGGTACGAGCGCGAAGAGCGGACGTGAGAGGTTCATACTCGGAAGCACCACCGAGAGGGTCGTGAGACGGTCGGACGTACCTGTGATGACAGTGAGAAACGGAGTCGGAGTCGGAGCCGAGTCCGAGAGGAACAGGATAGAAGAGCCGCCGTCTTACGACTCCGTCCTTGTGCCGACGGACGGAAGCGACGAGGCAAGAGACGCAGCCGAACACGGTATGGGGATGGCGAAGAAGTACGGTGCGAGACTCCACGTCGTCTACGTCGTCGACACCGAGCTGTCACAGAACGCCGACCTACCGAGAAGTATCGTGGGAGGTCTCAAACAGGGCGGCGAGAAGTCCCTCGAAGAGCTACGTGAGACAGCCGACTCCGAGGGTCTGAGCGTCACGACTGCGTTACGTGAGGGTACCCCCTACGACGAGATACTCGACTACGCCGAGAGCCACGACGTCGACATAGTCACGATGGGATCACACGGAGGGTCGTCTTCGGGTGTGATGCTCGGAAGCACTACGAGGAAGATGATCGAGACCTCAGACGTCCCCGTCATAACCGTGCGTTAG
- a CDS encoding FAD-linked oxidase C-terminal domain-containing protein: MSEIPSDPRADYTYTSNSASDIPSSVESMKDEFDCEVRLDDFSRSLYATDASIYEETPIAVTFPESTEDVSDILDYCSRNSIPVLPRGGGTSLAGQAVNEAVVLDFTRRMDSVVDVDTESRTATVEAGAVVEELNTRLEDHGLKFAPDPAWRDKSTVGGAIGNNSTGSHSLKYGKTGAYIERSEVVLADGTVTTFGEIRLEELREKADPDGDLEERIYEEVLRTIDEESETVEETYPDLKRNVSGYSLDRLVEEAKHGKVNLARLLAGSEGTLGVVTRATLSLEEIPAEKSAVLLSYSDLSDALKDVSDVLDHDPAAVEVLDDVLIDLARDTDEFSGVVEMLPDGTSSVLLTEFYAEDDSEARRKVESLVDDRLGNRAFDHLEAYDDDRRERFWKLRKSGLPILLSRTTDEKHISFIEDTAVRPEDLPEYVSEFEEILEDHGTFASFYAHAGPGCLHIRPLVNTKTNDGVEKMESIADEVTDLVVEYGGSVSGEHGDGRARTQWNSKLYGDEVWEIFRDLKSAFDPDWILNPGQVCGDVSMTDSLRHGSDYSLDAGSESDSDTDFETSLNWDNENGFEGMVELCHGCGGCRGKQETTGGVMCPTYRASEEEITSTRGRANLLRRAMSGDLDADAFDTEFMAEVMDLCIGCKGCATDCPSGVDMAKMKAEIENEYHDRHGASLRERIFANPDKFLSLGSTFAPVSNLVTQIPGARYLLEKTVGIARERPLPEFERETFEDRFPSSRVSKSEAEAKAVLVVDPQTNYTKPEVGIAAVDVLESLGVHVDIRTDPTGRAAYSQGFVDGTRATAEDNVSDLGTRVSEGWDVVALEPSDAVMLQSDYLDLIARDEAEVRAEVERVASNTYGFFEYVDTVLKTLPDSEDSASQKLVYHGHCHQKAAKKDHHALNVLDEVGYEVEDLDSGCCGMAGSFGYESEHYSMSAAIGEILLDQIETSDGDVVVAPGASCRTQLEEYDGEVVHPVFKLSEALLN; the protein is encoded by the coding sequence ATGTCAGAGATTCCCTCCGATCCCCGCGCCGACTATACCTATACTTCCAACTCTGCTTCGGACATTCCCTCATCTGTCGAGTCCATGAAGGATGAGTTCGACTGTGAGGTACGTCTCGACGACTTCTCACGCAGTCTCTACGCGACCGACGCGAGCATATACGAGGAGACGCCCATAGCGGTTACTTTCCCTGAATCGACCGAAGACGTCTCGGACATACTCGACTACTGTTCCCGTAACTCTATACCCGTTCTTCCGAGGGGTGGCGGAACCAGCCTCGCGGGTCAGGCGGTCAACGAGGCGGTCGTCCTCGATTTCACGCGCCGCATGGACTCTGTCGTCGACGTAGACACCGAATCGCGCACCGCGACTGTCGAGGCGGGAGCCGTAGTCGAGGAACTCAACACGCGTCTCGAAGACCACGGTCTCAAGTTCGCGCCCGATCCCGCGTGGAGGGACAAAAGTACGGTAGGAGGCGCGATAGGCAACAACAGTACAGGGTCGCACTCCCTCAAGTACGGAAAGACTGGAGCCTACATAGAGAGATCTGAGGTCGTACTCGCCGACGGAACCGTAACGACCTTCGGCGAGATCAGACTCGAAGAGCTACGTGAGAAAGCCGACCCCGACGGCGACCTCGAAGAACGGATCTACGAAGAGGTCTTGCGTACTATAGACGAAGAGTCGGAGACAGTCGAGGAGACGTACCCAGACCTCAAGAGGAACGTCTCGGGATACAGCCTCGACCGTCTCGTCGAAGAAGCGAAGCACGGAAAGGTCAACCTCGCGCGTCTTCTCGCTGGAAGTGAGGGAACACTCGGTGTTGTGACGCGTGCGACCCTCTCACTCGAAGAGATTCCCGCCGAGAAGTCAGCCGTTCTTCTTAGCTACTCCGATCTCTCCGACGCACTCAAGGACGTCTCGGATGTACTCGACCACGACCCCGCCGCAGTCGAGGTTCTCGACGATGTCCTGATAGACCTCGCACGTGACACAGACGAGTTCTCGGGTGTGGTCGAGATGCTCCCCGACGGAACCTCGTCTGTACTCCTTACTGAGTTCTACGCCGAGGATGACTCCGAGGCGAGGCGCAAGGTCGAGTCGCTCGTCGACGACAGGCTGGGTAACCGCGCATTCGACCATCTCGAAGCCTACGACGACGACAGACGCGAGAGGTTCTGGAAGCTCAGAAAGAGCGGTCTGCCTATACTCCTGTCGCGCACGACCGACGAGAAGCATATCAGCTTCATAGAGGACACCGCCGTCCGTCCCGAAGACCTACCCGAGTATGTCTCGGAGTTCGAGGAGATACTCGAAGACCACGGCACCTTCGCTAGCTTCTACGCCCATGCCGGACCCGGCTGTCTCCACATACGTCCTCTCGTGAACACAAAGACCAACGACGGCGTCGAGAAGATGGAGTCGATAGCTGACGAAGTTACAGACCTCGTCGTCGAGTACGGCGGATCGGTCTCGGGGGAACACGGCGATGGAAGGGCGAGGACCCAGTGGAACTCGAAGCTCTACGGCGACGAAGTCTGGGAGATCTTCAGAGACCTCAAGTCCGCCTTCGACCCTGACTGGATACTCAACCCCGGACAGGTCTGTGGCGACGTGAGTATGACCGATAGTCTCAGACACGGCTCCGACTACTCCCTCGACGCTGGTTCCGAATCCGACTCCGACACCGACTTCGAGACATCGCTCAACTGGGACAACGAAAATGGCTTCGAGGGGATGGTCGAGCTCTGCCACGGCTGTGGCGGATGCCGAGGTAAGCAGGAGACTACGGGAGGTGTGATGTGTCCGACCTACAGAGCGTCGGAGGAGGAGATAACTTCGACGCGCGGTAGGGCGAATCTCCTCAGACGTGCTATGTCGGGAGACCTCGACGCCGACGCCTTCGACACCGAGTTCATGGCTGAAGTAATGGATCTGTGTATCGGCTGTAAGGGCTGTGCGACTGACTGTCCGAGCGGCGTCGACATGGCGAAGATGAAGGCGGAGATAGAGAACGAGTACCACGACAGACACGGTGCGTCGCTCAGGGAGAGGATATTTGCGAACCCGGATAAGTTCCTCTCGCTCGGTAGCACGTTCGCTCCTGTCTCGAACCTCGTCACACAGATTCCGGGAGCGCGTTATCTCTTGGAGAAGACAGTCGGTATCGCACGTGAACGTCCCCTCCCGGAGTTCGAGAGAGAGACGTTCGAGGACAGATTCCCGTCGTCCCGTGTCTCCAAGTCGGAAGCCGAGGCGAAGGCGGTTCTCGTCGTCGATCCCCAGACCAACTACACAAAGCCCGAGGTGGGGATCGCGGCGGTCGACGTCCTAGAGTCGCTCGGTGTCCACGTCGATATACGTACAGATCCGACAGGACGTGCGGCGTACTCACAGGGCTTCGTAGACGGGACCCGTGCGACCGCTGAGGATAACGTCTCGGATCTGGGTACACGTGTCTCGGAGGGATGGGATGTCGTCGCACTCGAACCCTCCGACGCAGTTATGTTACAGTCCGACTATCTGGATCTGATCGCGCGAGACGAAGCCGAAGTCAGAGCCGAAGTCGAGAGGGTCGCGTCTAACACGTACGGCTTCTTCGAGTACGTCGACACCGTCCTCAAAACTCTCCCCGACAGCGAGGACTCTGCGTCTCAGAAACTCGTCTACCACGGACACTGCCACCAGAAGGCTGCGAAGAAGGATCACCACGCTCTAAACGTCTTGGACGAGGTGGGCTACGAAGTTGAAGACCTCGACTCGGGATGCTGTGGCATGGCGGGGAGCTTCGGCTACGAGTCGGAACATTACTCGATGAGTGCCGCGATAGGCGAGATACTCCTCGATCAGATAGAGACGTCCGACGGCGACGTAGTCGTAGCACCCGGGGCGTCTTGCAGGACTCAGCTTGAGGAGTACGACGGCGAAGTAGTACATCCCGTCTTCAAGCTCTCCGAAGCCTTATTGAATTAG
- a CDS encoding DnaJ domain-containing protein, translating to MFPIIVLAVALGVGGGLLVAYFLSYVSAYFRRALYGDPGHESQTWTWRGRDPTGKTEDDLRRESYERIEKFLRRHGYDYVSEKEFDIEGQTVTAPYYILDDEIAVFLDDWHDEYLVSSTGVSTVLIGLYDTDQYTALRRALGIEEDWRDEIYFEDDDEISDLRVLGLEPDTQGSQSQDSDGDSDSDMDITADEVREAYRERIKETHPDLNDSDDADEEFMRVQEAYESLMEEREAEP from the coding sequence GTGTTCCCCATAATCGTCCTCGCGGTCGCCCTGGGAGTCGGAGGGGGGCTTCTCGTAGCCTACTTCCTGAGCTACGTCTCCGCTTACTTCCGAAGAGCACTCTACGGAGACCCCGGTCACGAGAGTCAGACCTGGACGTGGAGAGGACGTGACCCAACAGGAAAGACCGAGGACGACCTCAGACGTGAGTCCTACGAGAGAATAGAGAAGTTCCTCCGGAGACACGGCTACGACTACGTCTCCGAGAAGGAGTTCGACATCGAGGGTCAGACGGTGACGGCACCCTACTACATACTCGACGACGAAATAGCCGTCTTCCTCGACGACTGGCACGACGAGTACCTCGTGTCGAGCACGGGTGTCAGTACTGTACTCATAGGCTTATACGACACTGACCAGTACACTGCACTCAGAAGAGCACTCGGTATCGAGGAGGACTGGCGCGACGAGATCTACTTCGAGGACGACGACGAGATCTCGGATCTCCGTGTCCTCGGGCTCGAACCCGATACCCAAGGAAGCCAAAGCCAGGACAGTGACGGAGACAGTGACAGTGACATGGATATAACCGCAGACGAGGTCAGAGAAGCCTACAGGGAGCGAATAAAGGAGACACATCCCGACCTCAACGACTCCGACGACGCAGACGAGGAGTTCATGCGTGTCCAGGAGGCGTACGAGAGCCTGATGGAGGAGCGTGAGGCAGAACCGTAA